Proteins co-encoded in one Nonlabens agnitus genomic window:
- the htpG gene encoding molecular chaperone HtpG, whose translation MSQQGKINVAVENIFPLIKKFLYSDHEIFLRELVSNATDATLKLKHLAMIGEANVELGDQQIEVKINKEDGTLHIIDQGLGMTEDEVQKYINDIAFSGAEEFLEKYKDSAKDSGIIGHFGLGFYSAFMVADKVEIITKSYKDEPAVHWSCDGSPNYTIEPAEKEHFGTEIILHISDDEKEFLEESKIRELLTKYNKFMPVPIKFGTKTETLEKPEGAKKDDPAPTKEVDNIINNPNPAWTKQPTELEDKDYKDFYRELYPMQFEEPLFHIHLNVDYPFNLTGILYFPKMTADLNVQKDRIQLYQNQVFVTDNVEGIVPEFLTMLRGVIDSPDIPLNVSRSYLQADGAVKKISSYITRKVADKLKSLFNEDRAAFEEKWNDIKIVIEYGMLSEDKFFEKSDAFALYPTVDGSFCTWDELMEKIKPAQTDKDGKTVVLYASNKEAQHSYLASAKAKGYEVLLLDSPIVSHLMQKLEQSKENVTFARVDADSVDNLIKKEEEQISKLSDDEKETLKKSITETIADTSYNVQVEAMSSDSAPFMITQPEFMRRMKEMQATGGGGMMGFGNMPDMYNLVVNANHELIQEIMATKTAKKKERLIKQSVDLAKLSQGLLKGEALTEFVNRSYELIK comes from the coding sequence ATGTCACAACAAGGAAAGATTAATGTAGCGGTGGAGAATATTTTCCCGCTCATCAAAAAATTCTTATACAGCGATCACGAGATTTTCCTGCGCGAGCTGGTTTCTAACGCCACAGATGCGACCCTTAAATTGAAACACCTGGCCATGATAGGCGAGGCTAATGTAGAGTTGGGCGACCAACAGATTGAGGTGAAAATCAACAAAGAAGATGGAACGTTACATATTATAGACCAAGGTCTAGGTATGACTGAGGATGAGGTGCAGAAGTATATCAACGACATTGCATTCTCTGGTGCCGAGGAGTTCCTTGAAAAATATAAGGACAGCGCCAAAGATAGTGGGATTATAGGACATTTTGGTCTAGGATTCTATTCTGCTTTTATGGTGGCTGATAAAGTAGAAATCATCACGAAGTCTTATAAAGACGAGCCAGCAGTACACTGGAGCTGTGATGGATCTCCTAACTATACGATTGAACCGGCAGAGAAAGAACACTTTGGTACAGAGATCATCTTGCATATAAGCGATGACGAGAAGGAGTTTCTTGAGGAGAGTAAGATACGCGAGCTGTTGACCAAGTACAACAAGTTCATGCCAGTGCCTATCAAGTTTGGTACAAAAACCGAAACTCTTGAAAAGCCAGAAGGAGCCAAAAAAGATGACCCAGCACCTACTAAGGAAGTGGACAACATCATCAACAATCCAAATCCAGCCTGGACAAAACAACCTACTGAACTAGAAGATAAAGACTACAAAGACTTCTACCGCGAGTTATACCCTATGCAGTTTGAAGAGCCGTTGTTCCACATTCACTTGAATGTTGACTATCCATTCAACCTGACAGGAATATTGTACTTCCCTAAGATGACTGCAGATCTTAACGTGCAAAAGGATCGCATCCAGTTATATCAAAATCAGGTATTTGTCACAGATAATGTGGAAGGCATCGTACCAGAATTCCTGACCATGTTGCGCGGTGTGATTGATAGCCCAGACATACCATTGAACGTTTCCAGATCCTATTTACAGGCAGATGGTGCCGTGAAAAAGATATCAAGCTACATCACCCGTAAAGTAGCCGATAAGTTGAAGTCTTTATTTAATGAAGACCGTGCTGCATTTGAGGAGAAATGGAACGACATCAAGATCGTTATTGAATACGGTATGTTGAGCGAGGATAAGTTCTTTGAAAAGTCTGATGCCTTTGCATTGTATCCAACAGTTGATGGTTCATTCTGCACTTGGGATGAGTTGATGGAGAAAATCAAGCCAGCCCAGACGGACAAGGATGGTAAGACGGTTGTTCTATATGCTTCTAATAAAGAGGCACAGCATAGTTATCTTGCTTCCGCGAAAGCGAAAGGATATGAAGTCCTATTGCTAGATTCTCCTATCGTATCACACTTGATGCAAAAGCTGGAGCAATCTAAGGAGAACGTCACTTTTGCCCGAGTAGATGCAGATAGTGTTGATAATCTGATCAAGAAAGAAGAAGAGCAAATCTCTAAGCTTTCTGACGACGAGAAAGAAACTTTGAAGAAGAGCATTACAGAAACCATAGCAGACACCAGCTATAACGTGCAGGTTGAAGCCATGAGTAGTGATAGTGCGCCATTCATGATTACGCAACCAGAATTCATGCGTCGTATGAAAGAGATGCAGGCTACAGGTGGTGGCGGTATGATGGGCTTTGGTAACATGCCAGACATGTATAATCTTGTGGTAAATGCAAATCACGAATTGATTCAAGAGATCATGGCAACAAAAACTGCCAAGAAAAAAGAGCGACTGATCAAACAATCGGTTGATCTTGCAAAGCTTTCCCAAGGATTACTGAAAGGTGAAGCCTTGACAGAATTTGTGAACAGAAGCTATGAGTTGATTAAGTAA